The Budorcas taxicolor isolate Tak-1 chromosome 18, Takin1.1, whole genome shotgun sequence genome window below encodes:
- the LOC128063084 gene encoding cationic amino acid transporter 3-like, with translation MLRQFVHQFGQKLIRKQLLEPIDESERPVAHLSTLNLVTWGVGGMLVAVMYIVTGALAKYIAGPAIIISLLLAALFSMLSALCYAEFGAWVPRSGSAYLYSYVMIGQLYAFVIGWNLTFRSVTGTAILARASSYIFDSLIGNHISQALQETFSLNLPYSLATYADFFALGLVLLLTGLLALGARESILVTKISIGINILVLIFIIITGFVKGDLHNWKLTKQDYKLNTSGSRDIYGLGGLGRLGSGGFVPFGFEGILRGAAACFYYFLGVDAVATKGVEALNPHRSIPWSIVIIIFICFFAYSCVSAALTLIVPYYLIEPHDLLPQGILHSWWVPARYFVTIGTLCDLISRLHSAVFSMPSLIYTMAEDGLLFRVLTRIHECTGTRVVAIMSVGNLAGLMVLLFKYTHLLELMAVETLLIYSLVAFSVLVLRYQPDQNLSKNENTQGEIQMPGLDGHLLDSEPEARNSNILKSLWFPISTIPTRKSGQIVYGCASLLVLLMIILSVILVQWSSQGFSADSGYTPGAVLLLLLIIGVTVIIWRQPQNPIPLYFKVTALPVLPLVSIFVNLYLMMQITSGTWAIFGIWNVIGFLIYFGYGIRHSLEENDEQ, from the exons ATGTTGCGTCAGTTTGTTCACCAGTTTGGTCAGAAGCTCATCCGCAAGCAGCTGCTGGAACCCATAGATGAGTCTGAGAGACCCGTGGCTCATCTGAGCACCTTAAACCTGGTGACCTGGGGTGTGGGTGGGATGTTGGTAGCTGTCATGTACATTGTGACTGGTGCCCTGGCCAAGTACATAGCTGGACCAGCGATCATCATCTCGCTCTTGCTGGCTGCCCTGTTTTCTATGTTATCTGCACTCTGCTATGCTGAATTTGGGGCCTGGGTACCACGCTCCGGTTCTGCATATCTCTACAGCTATGTCATGATTGGTCAACTCTATGCCTTCGTCATTGGTTGGAATCTCACATTTCGCTCAGTCACTG GCACTGCCATCTTGGCCAGGGCTTCGAGTTACATCTTTGACAGCCTGATTGGGAATCACATCTCTCAGGCATTACAGGAAACTTTCTCACTGAACCTGCCTTACTCCCTGGCCACATATGCAGACTTTTTTGCCCTGGGCCTGGTGCTGCTGCTCACAG GACTATTGGCTCTGGGGGCTCGTGAGTCAATCCTGGTTACCAAAATATCCATAGGAATCAACATTTTGGTTCTCATTTTCATTATCATCACTGGCTTTGTTAAGGGAGATCTGCATAACTGGAAGCTCACAAAACAGGACTACAAACTGAACACATCTGGATCCAGAGACATCTATGGCTTAGGAGG CTTAGGCCGTCTGGGTTCTGGAGGGTTTGTACCTTTCGGCTTTGAAGGGATTCTCCGTGGAGCAGCTGCATGTTTCTACTATTTTTTAGGTGTTGATGCTGTTGCCACTAAAG GAGTAGAAGCTCTAAATCCTCATCGTTCCATCCCCTGGAGCATCGTGATCATAATCTTCATCTGCTTTTTTGCTTACTCTTGTGTCTCAGCGGCACTCACTCTCATTGTGCCCTACTACCTGATTGAGCCTCACGACCTTTTGCCGCAAGGCATTCTCCATAGTTGGTGGGTCCCTGCCAGATACTTCGTGACTATTGGCACTCTCTGTGATCTTATATCCAG aCTCCATAGTGCCGTGTTTAGCATGCCTTCTTTGATCTACACGATGGCGGAGGACGGGCTCCTTTTCCGGGTACTTACGCGGATTCATGAGTGCACAGGCACCCGTGTCGTGGCCATCATGTCTGTTGGAAATCTTGCAg GGCTCATGGTGTTGCTCTTCAAGTACACACATCTTCTGGAGCTCATGGCAGTTGAGACCCTGCTCATTTACTCCTTGGTGGCATTTTCTGTTCTTGTCCTCAG GTACCAGCCAGACCAGAATTTAAGCAAGAATGAGAACACACAGGGGGAAATTCAGATGCCTGGCCTTGATGGACATCTGCTGGACTCTGAACCTGAAGCAAGAAACTCAAACATTCTAAAGAGTCTGTGGTTCCCTATCAGCACCATCCCCACTAGGAAATCTGGCCAGATTGTCTATGGATGTGCCTCACTACTCG TTCTCCTGATGATAATCTTGAGCGTGATCCTGGTCCAGTGGTCCAGTCAGGGGTTCTCTGCAGACTCCGGGTACACACCAggggctgtgctgctgctgctgctcatcaTTGGGGTCACGGTCATCATCTGGAGGCAGCCCCAGAACCCCATTCCTCTTTATTTTAAGGTAA CTGCTCTGCCTGTCCTCCCACTGGTGAGCATCTTCGTGAACCTTTACTTGATGATGCAGATAACTTCTGGGACCTGGGCCATATTTGGCATCTGGAATGTGATTG GATTTCTCATATACTTTGGATATGGGATCCGACACAGCTTGGAGGAGAACGATGAGCAATAA